A genomic segment from Glycine max cultivar Williams 82 chromosome 1, Glycine_max_v4.0, whole genome shotgun sequence encodes:
- the LOC100819924 gene encoding oxysterol-binding protein-related protein 2A isoform X2, with product MRVKEMHPLCCISLESPGIGKYSPEREPAALFRTRSLPAAGSHGNAAQGSETTVAGVLYKWTNYGKGWRSRWFLLRNGVLSYAKIRCPENLNLLTPSDDVRLIGEISTNRLARVDSAATVTRRKHRKASSSSSSGVVHLKISSFRESKSDDRRFYIFTATKTLHLRTDSRKDRVAWIQALVSTRGLYPLQPLNDHLLLAPNDISLSTERLKTRLLEEGTGENLVKECEQIMLSEFSEMQGQLEVLCQERSNLLDTIRQLEAANTEPEASAIHDGEYQLTKNEFSSLGRGKYSDTGMIMGTVAVDKYEIIFCPLSLECSTTESSDDIEKQEMEEVSDEDEISYYDTRECFTEPDCKCESAEAMNQVDRCREANTQYTDTENIHPEKMVCNYKHPQLARRKKLPDPVEKEKGVSLWSMIKDNVGKDLTRVCLPVYFNEPISSLQKCCEDLEYSYLLDQAYEYGKSGNGLLRALYVAAFAVSGYASSEGRNCKPFNPLLGETYEADYPDKGIRFFSEKVSHHPTLIACHCEGRGWKFWADSNIHSKFWGRSIQLDPVGVLTLEFSDGEIFQWSKVTTTIYNLILGKIYCDHHGSMDIRGNRTYSCRLKFKEQTILDRNPRQVHGFVEDVTGKRVATLFGKWDDNMYYMSGNINVKPKDFTSANASLLWKRTMPSPNLTRYNLTPFAITLNELTPGLKEKLPPTDSRLRPDQRHLENGEYEKANLEKQRLEKRQRMSRKIQESGWKPRWFRREGENGTFRYVGGYWEAREHGRWDGCPNIFGEFNEDSTDPLGASS from the exons ATGCGAGTGAAAGAGATGCACCCGCTGTGCTGTATCTCCCTCGAGAGTCCCGGAATCGGCAAATATTCGCCGGAGCGGGAGCCGGCGGCGCTTTTCCGAACCAGGAGCCTTCCGGCGGCTGGATCTCACGGCAATGCCGCTCAGGGATCGGAGACCACCGTCGCCGGCGTTCTCTACAAGTGGACCAATTACGGCAAAGGCTGGAGATCCCGCTGGTTCCTCTTGCGGAATGGCGTTCTCTCCTACGCCAAGATCCGCTGTCCGGAGAATCTCAACCTCCTCACTCCATCCGACGACGTTCGCCTCATCGGAGAGATTTCCACCAACCGTCTAGCACGAGTGGACAGCGCCGCCACCGTCACGCGACGGAAGCATCGcaaagcttcttcttcttcttcttctggcgTAGTCCATCTCAAG ATTTCGTCGTTTAGAGAGAGCAAGTCAGATGATCGGCGTTTCTATATATTTACAGCAACGAAGACCCTCCATCTGAGAACTGATTCAAGGAAAGATCGCGTGGCGTGGATACAAGCCTTGGTTTCAACACGTGGCCTGTATCCTCTTCAACCACTCAATGATCATCTCTTGCTTGCACCCAATGATATATCCTTGTCAACCGAGAGGCTTAAGACACGCTTGCTTGAAGAGGGTACCGGTGAGAACCTTGTAAAAGAGTGCGAGCAAATCATGCTCTCAGAGTTCTCCGAAATGCAAGGACAGCTTGAAGTTCTTTGTCAAGAGCGATCTAATTTGCTCGATACAATAAGGCAGTTAGAG GCAGCTAATACTGAGCCTGAGGCCTCTGCTATACACGATGGTGAATACCAATTAACAAAGAATGAGTTTTCAAGTCTTGGACGTGGAAAATATAGTG ATACTGGAATGATCATGGGCACTGTCGCTGTGGATAagtatgaaataatattttgtccTTTGTCTTTAG AATGTAGTACAACTGAATCATCTGATGATATTGAGAAACAAGAGATGGAGGAAGTGTCAGATGAAGATGAAATCTCATATTATGATACTAGAGAGTGTTTTACGGAGCCTGATTGCAAGTGTGAGTCAGCAGAAGCTATGAATCAAGTGGACAGGTGTAGGGAGGCCAACACACAATATACTGATACAGAGAACATTCATCCTGAGAAAATGGTGTGTAATTATAAGCACCCTCAGTTAGCAAGACGAAAAAAGCTTCCAGATCCTGTTGAGAAAGAGAAGGGTGTTAGTCTTTGGTCAATGATCAAGGACAATGTGGGAAAAGATCTAACGAGAGTTTGTCTCCCGGTATACTTTAATGAGCCGATATCATCCCTACAAAAATGTTGTGAGGACTTGGAGTACTCTTATCTTCTGGATCAAGCTTATGAGTACGGAAAATCA GGAAACGGTCTCCTTCGGGCACTTTATGTTGCTGCCTTTGCAGTTTCCGGATATGCGTCATCTGAAGGTCGTAATTGTAAACCCTTTAATCCTTTATTAGGAGAAACCTACGAAGCTGATTACCCCGACAAAGGAATTCGCTTCTTTTCCGAGAAG GTCAGTCACCATCCAACTCTCATTGCCTGCCACTGCGAAGGTAGAGGATGGAAGTTTTGGGCTGACAGCAACATCCATTCAAAGTTTTGGGGAAGGTCAATTCAGCTTGACCCAGTGGGTGTTCTGACCCTAGAGTTTAGTGATGGTGAAATATTTCAGTGGAGCAAG GTCACCACCACGATCTATAATCTTATCCTTGGGAAAATATACTGTGATCATCATGGGAGCATGGATATACGCGGTAATCGTACATATTCATGCAGACTCAAGTTCAAAGAGCAGACGATCCTTGATCGAAATCCTCGCCAG GTGCATGGATTTGTCGAAGATGTAACGGGAAAAAGAGTTGCCACATTATTTGGCAAGTGGGATGACAACATGTATTATATGAGTGGTAATATAAATGTCAAGCCTAAAGATTTCACTTCAGCAAACGCATCCTTGTTGTGGAAAAGGACTATGCCATCTCCCAATCTCACCCGGTATAATTTGACACCATTTGCCATCACTCTGAATGAGCTTACTCCGGGACTGAAG GAGAAACTCCCGCCCACGGATTCCAGGCTCAGACCAGATCAACGGCATCTAGAGAATGGGGAATACGAGAAGGCCAATTTGGAGAAACAAAGGTTGGAAAAGCGGCAGAGAATG TCAAGGAAAATACAAGAAAGTGGTTGGAAGCCTAGATGGTTCCGAAGAGAAGGTGAAAATGGAACGTTTCGATACGTTGGTGGGTATTGGGAGGCGAGAGAGCATGGAAGATGGGACGGGTGCCCGAATATATTTGGTGAATTTAATGAAGACTCTACCGATCCGTTAGGTGCATCTTCTTAA